Within the Nitrospirota bacterium genome, the region ACCGTTTCAGTGTGGTTGAGAAGGGCGTACAGATAGGCTATGATGTTGATGTTGACCGCTGGCGTCTTCATGTGGACGCCTGCGGGGTTGCGGTTGTACCGAGGGGGCATGTGGTGAGGGCTGAACCTGTCAAAGCAACTTTAAGGACCAGTGGAAAAACAATACGCGATACTGAATAAATATCCTCGAACCTCCAAAACCTCAAACCCTGTTTAACAATTAATACAAATGCAAAAAATAAATTTACAAAATCCCCTCAGTTACCCCGAAGCGTCGGGGCAACGACCTACATCCCCCTTTTTCTCGCCTCGGCGAGTCGCCTGTGGCGACAAAGGGGGACTTTGCGAACCCCTCTTTGGAAAAGCAATTCTCTTTTTTGTCCCCCTCTTTGGAAAAGAGGGGCAAGAGCCTGCCCCTGCATGTATTAAGCAGGGGGGAGATTTTATAAATGCAAAAAACATTTTGCGTTTGTATTAATATGTAGAAGAACCAACAATAATAAAACAGAATGAATAACATAGTATTAAGAAAAGAGGTTCAGGAAAGGCTTGATGAGATAAAGGAGGCTGACATCGTTGTAGGTATTCCGAGCTATAATAATGCCCCCACAATTGGCCATGTTGTAAGGGCTGTGCAGGCAGGCCTTGCAAAATATTTCCCTTATAAGAAAGCTGTTCTTGTCAATTCAGATGGCGGCTCTACAGATGGTACAATGGAAGCTGTCCAGAATGAAACGATAGAAGATTTCCAGTCAATACTCATTACCCACAGAGTAGGCCCATTTATCAAGATAACCACTCCTTATCATGGAGTCCCCGGCAAAGGGAGCGCCTTCAGGACAATCTTTGGAATAGCAAAGACCCTTAATGCAAAGGCATGTGCTGTTGTTGATTCTGATCTGAGGAGCATAACGCCAGAATGGATAGACCTGTTGTTGAGCCCTGTAATAGATGGTGGTTATGACTATGTTGCCCCTTACTATCTCAGGCACAAATATGATGGTACAATAACAAATAGCATCATTTATCCGCTTACAAGGGCATTATACGGTAAAAGAATCAGGCAACCAATTGGCGGAGATTTTGGTTTCTCAGGTGAACTTGCATCTTTCTATTTAACTAAGGACGTCTGGGATACGGATGTTGCAAGATATGGGATAGATATATGGATGACAACCACAGCAATTGCCAATAACTTCAAGGTATGCCAGTCATTCTTAGGAGCAAAGATACATGACGCAAAGGAGCCGAGTGCAGATTTGAGCGAAATGCTACACCAGGTTGTGGGCTCTGCCTTTGACCTTATGGAGACATATGAAGATATCTGGAAGGCTGTCAGGATTTCAGAGCGCGTGCCTACTTTTGGTTTCCAGTTTTCTGTTGGCCTTGAGCCTGTCTCTGTCAACCTCGACAGGATGATAGATAAGTTCAAACTTGGTGCAAAGGAATTATGTAGCGTGTGGGAGGTGTTTGTGCCCAAAAAAGTACTTGATTTTCTCTGCGAGGTAAAAGAACTCTCCAGGGACGACTTTAGAATTCCGGATACTTTATGGGCAGAAATTATATATGCATTTGCTATAGCGTGTCACAAAAAACTCTTAAATAAAGAGCATCTCTTGAAATCGCTCACCCCGCTCTATCTCGGCCGCACAGCATCTTTTGTGATGGAGACATGGGACAGCAGTGCAGCAGAAGTTGAAGAAAGGATAGAGAAGCTATGCAACAGTTTTGAGAATAAAAAGGATTTTTTACTTAAAAACTGGGATAAATAAATCGAAGATTCGCAACGAAAGGGGGTATTTATGGACGATATAATGAAAAGAATTGTTATAGAGCCGTCTAACAGGTTTTTTGATAAAGTCCTGGAATTTCTGCCTCATCTCCTGATGGCGATCCTCATACTTATTACAGGTATTATCCTTGCGATGATTTTAAAAGGATTATTCTCCAGGTTTTTCAGGGTCATAAACCTGGATAGGTTTTCAGAGAGAGCTGGCCTGATGGAGATGCTCCGTAAGGGTGGGATAAAAGAATCTGCGTCCAATCTTCTGGCAAAGATAATAGGGTGGTTGACAATTGTTGTTTTTATAATACTATCTGTTCGTGCCCTTGATGTACCTGCTGTTGAGCGAATTCTCGAGAAGTTTTTCCTCTACATGCCAAATATTTTTGTGGCTGCCCTGATACTCTTCTTCGGTTATCTCCTCAGCAATTTTTTTGGCCGGGCTGCATTGATTGCATCTGTAAATGCGGGTTTAAAAGTGTCAGGTTTAATAGGTAAGCTCGTTAAGATTACTGTGTTCCTCCTTTCAATTACAATGGCCCTTGAACAGCTCGGCATAGGAAGGGGGACTATCGTAGTGACTTTTGCCATAGTCTTTGGTGGAATTGTGCTTGCCCTTGCAATTGCCTTTGGCCTTGGCGGTAAAGATGTGGCAAGAGAGTATCTGGAGAAAAAGCTCAGGGGCGAAGAAGAAAAAGATGATATCGAACATCTTTAAACTCAAATCCAGAGATATTGGAGTTTGGAATTCGGCGTCCTAAAGGTTTTAACCTGATAATCCCCTGTAGCTTGTTACAGGGTTACCTTTTGTCATTCTCACGAAAGTGGGAATCCAGAGAAATCAGCTTTCTGGATTCCTGCTTCCGCAGGAATGACATAAACTGCCTAAGTATTTTTATGCCCTTAGCGGGTTCAAGTTTGTAACTTGAACCCGAGTATTTTATATCCAAACTTAGTGGTTCAATTTTGCAAATTGAACCCACAGGAGGAGAGGTCATATGAAGGAGATAAATAGATGAACGGTGCATTATTCCAGGGTTCATGGAAGATAGCAACGATAATGGGGATACCAATAAGGGTGCATTTCTCATGGCTTATTATCTTTGGTTTAATAACGTGGTCTTTATCTACTTACTATTTCCCGAAGGCAGCCCCTGAGCTTCCAGTAGCCTCTTACTGGATTAAAGGCGCTATGGCAGCTATGCTGCTTTTTGCCTCGGTTGCATTTCATGAGCTTGCCCATTCATATGTGGCGAAGAAATACAGGATATCTATTCACAGCATCACCCTTTTTATCTTTGGCGGTGTTGCCCAGATGAAGGGCGAACCCCCACATCCAAAAGCAGAGTTCAGGATAGCGATTGCAGGGCCGCTATCGAGTTTCTTCCTGGCCTTTGTCTTTTTTATATTTTATAGGGTCTCAATCAATCCAGGACTTACAGCCCTTTATGCGTATCTCACCCAGATCAATCTTATTCTCGGTGTATTTAATCTTATACCCGGCTTTCCAATGGATGGAGGGAGGGTGTTAAGGTCAGCTATATGGAAAAAGACAGGTAATTTCTTTTATGCCACACGCATGGCCTCGAGTTTCGGGCAGAAGATAGCAATCTTCTTCATAGTTTTTGGGATGATAGCTATCTTTACGGGTTTCCCGGGTGGGTTATGGCTGATGTTAATAGGCTGGTTTCTCCATACTGCTGCACAGACCAGCTATCAGCAGGCAAGCCTTCAGGAGACGCTTTCTGGAATTAAAGTCGAAAATATTATGATTAAAGACATGATAACTATTAGCCCGTCAATAACGATAAAGGATGCGGTGAATGAGTATTTTCTCAAATATGGCTATGGAGGATTTCCTGTAATAGATAATGGAAGATTCATAGGTGTTATAACTCTTAAAGAAACCAAGGATGTACCGAGAGAAGAATGGGAGAAGGTTAAGGTAGCTGATGTTGTCGTGCCTCATAACAGAAGATGGGAGGTATCACCTGTGGATGATGCCATGAAGGCTCTTGAATTGATGATAACAGAAGATAGGGGCAGGCTTATGGTTGCAGATAACGGCAGGATTATAGGCATGATTACCCGTAACGGCATTGCGCGATATGTGCAGATTATGGGGAGATAATACAGGAATTAGTTAAAGGGTTACGACAATCTCCAGCTCTTTTTCTCCCAACAAAAATCTCTTCCTCAAAACCCTGACCTTAACAGTATCGCCCTGTTTTTTATAGAGGAGAAATATCTTTATGTCATCTATACTTCCAATCCTGGTATCGTCCAGTGAAATGATAATGTCATTTTCTTTTAACCCGGCCTTTTCTGAGACGCTGTCTTTGGGGAAGCCCTCTATCTTTACCTTCCCATCTTTTTCGCTTAGCGTGACCATAAACTTTGGCGAAGAGGGTAGGGTTATTTGCTCAGGGAACAGAATATAATCAGCAATATCCCTTTCGGGAGCTGTGTCATTCAGTATTATTGCATAATCGAACCCATTGCGCCTGAATGCCCTTTTTGGAATTCCAGAGCCAAAAGACATATGACCATCTCCTGCAAGTACAACCATTTGATGGTCAGGATTTTTTCTGAGGAATTTATCTATTGATTGAGCCATGGTCTCATCCCATAGAATCTGTGCCTGATAGAAGAGATCAAAGTTCCTGTTTTCTGACCCTTTATGTTTTTTAAAAACCTCCCTGAGGCTATTCTTGTATTTTTCATCTGTCAAATCCATGCTCTCTGGCATCTCTCTCTTTTCCTCTTCTGTCAGGGAATCAAGGCCGGCTGTCGAGACTTTATTTACAATTTCTCTGCTTATATTAAGGGCTACTACAGGTATTTTTACTTCCCTTGCAAACTCTATGATATCCCTATAGAGATTGTAGTCAAATCCCCATCTCTTAAAATACTGAGATGACTTCAGAAATTCCTTCTCGTCCATCTTGCCTGCTATATAATCATCCAGCGCCTTTTGAAATGGCCTCTGAAACATCTCCATGCCCACGGCTATTTTGGGATTTTTCTTGTAAAGGGCCTTGATTACCTCAAGTTGAACCATATGATGTTCATACCTGTCGTGGGCTTCTCCAACATAGATTATCTTTTTATCTGAAACCCTGTTTATTATTTCATTCATGTCCAGGATCTTTGCTACCGCGACGCCAACTACTGGTCCTGTCAAAGGCATCCTTAACCCCCTTTCGCTTTTATCGATCCTTTTTTCAATATTTTCCCCTTCTTTAAAAGCAACCATGCTGTATTTCCCATAGTGAAATATCTTTTTAGCCGCTGCATTTACCTCTTCTTTTGAATCACCACATGCAATGGCGATTACCCTGAGCGAATTCCATGGATTTTCTTTTATCATAAATATAAAGCCTGAGGGCTGATATTCTATCTTTCCAAAAAGCCGTTTGACAATGATGTTTTCACTGCCGAGGACGAGAAGCGAAGATGTTTTTATGTCCTCTTCCTTGACTTCTTTTTCTTCTTTTACGCTAAAGCCTTTTCTTTTGAAAAGTTCGACCATATCAGAATAGATTTCTCCATCTTTTTGTGGGAGGACTATCAGCCTTTTTTCATCTCCAAGAAGCCTTGCTATTACAGGGGGGATTTCTTTTGAAGATGGTTTTCTGAAGACATCATAGTCTTCATCGAGGATTATCTCTGTTGGTCTTCCCCCGGTAAAAATTTCAAAGCTCTTTTTTTCACTGTTAACCCTTACGACTTCCTTTATTTCACCCCTGTCTGTTTTAATTATAACCGGAATGTCGAGGATATATGGTTTCCCTTTCTGGACAATATCAAAGGCCGCTGCCCATTGAGCACCTTTTCCTTTTATCTTTAGGTTTTTTATCTCCAGAACAAGAGCTCCTTTTTCGTCCAGCCATTGTCTGAAAAACCAGCCAAAATCTTTCCCTGAAATCTCTTCAAACATTCTCTTAATATCAGCCCAGGATGCCTTCTGAAATCTCTTTTCTCCTATAAAGGCTTTAAGAGACCGATAAAACCTCTCTTCACCCACAATTTTCTTGAGCATGTGAAAGACCATTGCCCCTTTTCCATAGCCTATGGCCTTTGATGCAGGGTCTGTCCTGCTGATGAAATTCTTAAGTGGGATTTCATTTCCTGAAGTGACATAACTTTCGTAGTCTATCAGAATCTGTTTTCTGTATTCTAAACCTCTTCCTTTTTGCTCTTCATATAGGTAGTCTGAGAGATATGTGGTCAGCCCCTCTGCCCAGTTTCCCTTTTCATAATCAATATAAACGAGGTTTCCAAACCACTGGTGGAGTATTTCATGCCCAAGTGATGTCTCTACGATAAATGGGAGTCTCACCACATCCTGTCCAAGAAGGGTGAAGGTTGGCATTGCATATCCTGTTGGAAGAAAATTTTCTACAACCGAAAATCTTTTATAAGGATATTTCCCTACAAGCTTTTCGTATAACTCTAAATATTTTTTAGTATATTTCAGATAGGTGCTTGCAAGGCTGATATCTTCAGGAAAAAAATAGGCATAGATGTCAATACCCCTGAAGCTTTCTTTTACGACTTTATACCTGCTCGCTATTAAACTTATACCATCAACCGGATGTGGGAACTTAAAGGAAAATTCCCTTACACCTGACTTTATTTCAGCCTTTATCTCCTCTGCCTCTGATACAGCCTCGTAATCTTCCGGGAGCGTTACTGTCAAATTATAATAGGAAAGCCCTTCTATGGCAGGGTACCAGTTTCCTGTGAGAAATATTCCTTTTTTGCCAATAACACTCTTTGAGACCACTCCATAATTTGTGGTGTCATCTAACCTTCCATCATTTTCAAACGTTGCTTCATGCACTATTTCGAGAATACTGCCTTTCTCATGCCCGGAACGGGTCTCTGATTTTATCCCGAAGGTGCCATTTCCAATTTCTGGTTTTATGGGTTTGCCATTAAGTTTTACAGAAATGATATTGAGGTTGTCTGTATGAATTAAAGTCTCTCTCCCATCAGGCAGGGTGATTCGGGATATGCCCCTAAGAAGACTCTTCTCTATATCAAAAGAAACATCAAGGGCATGAAAGGGCATACCTTTTTCTGCCATGGAAACCCGTGGGAGTATAAGCAAAAGGATAACTATTAATATATACTTAAGTGTAGAAGAATTCATTTTAGTATAAATCTGGTGACTGCTTTATTCCATCCTTCTGGCCCGATTCCTTCTGCTTTAATCCCGAACTTGATTCGGGATTCAATCCGTTCGATTACTTGCGGGTCGTAACTTCCATCGTATTTCTGTACGAGAACTGGATAATCGACCTTTTCGAACATGGATATATCATTAGGACTGTCGCCGAGGCCGACAGTTGTGATGTCTCCTGATTTTTTTCTGTAAAGCCCTTTTAATATCTCAATGGCCTTTCCCTTATCGCTATCTCCGAGGATATGAAAGAATCTTCCCTGAGTATAGTTGAAGCCTCTCGATTTTATTGATTTAAAGAGTAAGGGCAATTCATGAATTGCCCCTGCAAATATGAACGGCTCGTCAAAATCCCTCTCCTTTGCCATTTCTGCTTCATCAATGCTCATATTCGCAATCTCTGCAATCTCCTTTGCTGTCATATCTCCAAAGCCTTTAAGATTGAAACCGTCTTTTCGTAATGTCTCGATTGCCTTTCTTAAGTCAGAATATTGTGCCCCAAGTCTGATAACATGGCAGTCATCATCTTCTGAAAATCCCCTCTTTTCCGTCATTCCCGCAGTCCTTAAGCGGGAATCCATGTCTTCCTGGATTCCTGCTCCCTGCTTAATGCCTGCTGGGACATGTTTCGCAGGAATGACATTTTCATTGTCTTTTACTGTGAACTCTGAATTTTGAACTTTAAACTTAAAGTAGTCCTTAGGTATAAATATCCCTCCACCGTTCTCGGATATAAATGGATGATGATTGCCGAGCTTCTTTCTGTAGTATTCGATTTCTGCCCTTGTCTTACTTGAACAGATGACAAGTGGTATGTCCTTTTTCTTAAGCAACTCAATGGCTGGTCCTGCCTTCTCAAAAGAATATGTATGGTAATCAAGAAGTGTTCCGTCAAGGTCTGTAAAGATAATGAGATGTTTGTTTTCCATTATTTATGGTTTCAGATTTTAAAATCATCAATATGCAATCAGAATCTGCAATCCCTCGTCATTCTCCTATAATCTTTACCAGCACTCTTTTCTTCCGTCTTCCATCAAACTCCCCATAGAATATCTGTTCCCACGTGCCAAAGTCCAGTTTCCCATTAGTAACAGCAACCACAACCTCCCTTCCC harbors:
- a CDS encoding glycosyltransferase gives rise to the protein MNNIVLRKEVQERLDEIKEADIVVGIPSYNNAPTIGHVVRAVQAGLAKYFPYKKAVLVNSDGGSTDGTMEAVQNETIEDFQSILITHRVGPFIKITTPYHGVPGKGSAFRTIFGIAKTLNAKACAVVDSDLRSITPEWIDLLLSPVIDGGYDYVAPYYLRHKYDGTITNSIIYPLTRALYGKRIRQPIGGDFGFSGELASFYLTKDVWDTDVARYGIDIWMTTTAIANNFKVCQSFLGAKIHDAKEPSADLSEMLHQVVGSAFDLMETYEDIWKAVRISERVPTFGFQFSVGLEPVSVNLDRMIDKFKLGAKELCSVWEVFVPKKVLDFLCEVKELSRDDFRIPDTLWAEIIYAFAIACHKKLLNKEHLLKSLTPLYLGRTASFVMETWDSSAAEVEERIEKLCNSFENKKDFLLKNWDK
- a CDS encoding HAD-IIB family hydrolase; the protein is MENKHLIIFTDLDGTLLDYHTYSFEKAGPAIELLKKKDIPLVICSSKTRAEIEYYRKKLGNHHPFISENGGGIFIPKDYFKFKVQNSEFTVKDNENVIPAKHVPAGIKQGAGIQEDMDSRLRTAGMTEKRGFSEDDDCHVIRLGAQYSDLRKAIETLRKDGFNLKGFGDMTAKEIAEIANMSIDEAEMAKERDFDEPFIFAGAIHELPLLFKSIKSRGFNYTQGRFFHILGDSDKGKAIEILKGLYRKKSGDITTVGLGDSPNDISMFEKVDYPVLVQKYDGSYDPQVIERIESRIKFGIKAEGIGPEGWNKAVTRFILK
- a CDS encoding ChaN family lipoprotein, which codes for MNSSTLKYILIVILLLILPRVSMAEKGMPFHALDVSFDIEKSLLRGISRITLPDGRETLIHTDNLNIISVKLNGKPIKPEIGNGTFGIKSETRSGHEKGSILEIVHEATFENDGRLDDTTNYGVVSKSVIGKKGIFLTGNWYPAIEGLSYYNLTVTLPEDYEAVSEAEEIKAEIKSGVREFSFKFPHPVDGISLIASRYKVVKESFRGIDIYAYFFPEDISLASTYLKYTKKYLELYEKLVGKYPYKRFSVVENFLPTGYAMPTFTLLGQDVVRLPFIVETSLGHEILHQWFGNLVYIDYEKGNWAEGLTTYLSDYLYEEQKGRGLEYRKQILIDYESYVTSGNEIPLKNFISRTDPASKAIGYGKGAMVFHMLKKIVGEERFYRSLKAFIGEKRFQKASWADIKRMFEEISGKDFGWFFRQWLDEKGALVLEIKNLKIKGKGAQWAAAFDIVQKGKPYILDIPVIIKTDRGEIKEVVRVNSEKKSFEIFTGGRPTEIILDEDYDVFRKPSSKEIPPVIARLLGDEKRLIVLPQKDGEIYSDMVELFKRKGFSVKEEKEVKEEDIKTSSLLVLGSENIIVKRLFGKIEYQPSGFIFMIKENPWNSLRVIAIACGDSKEEVNAAAKKIFHYGKYSMVAFKEGENIEKRIDKSERGLRMPLTGPVVGVAVAKILDMNEIINRVSDKKIIYVGEAHDRYEHHMVQLEVIKALYKKNPKIAVGMEMFQRPFQKALDDYIAGKMDEKEFLKSSQYFKRWGFDYNLYRDIIEFAREVKIPVVALNISREIVNKVSTAGLDSLTEEEKREMPESMDLTDEKYKNSLREVFKKHKGSENRNFDLFYQAQILWDETMAQSIDKFLRKNPDHQMVVLAGDGHMSFGSGIPKRAFRRNGFDYAIILNDTAPERDIADYILFPEQITLPSSPKFMVTLSEKDGKVKIEGFPKDSVSEKAGLKENDIIISLDDTRIGSIDDIKIFLLYKKQGDTVKVRVLRKRFLLGEKELEIVVTL
- a CDS encoding site-2 protease family protein, translating into MNGALFQGSWKIATIMGIPIRVHFSWLIIFGLITWSLSTYYFPKAAPELPVASYWIKGAMAAMLLFASVAFHELAHSYVAKKYRISIHSITLFIFGGVAQMKGEPPHPKAEFRIAIAGPLSSFFLAFVFFIFYRVSINPGLTALYAYLTQINLILGVFNLIPGFPMDGGRVLRSAIWKKTGNFFYATRMASSFGQKIAIFFIVFGMIAIFTGFPGGLWLMLIGWFLHTAAQTSYQQASLQETLSGIKVENIMIKDMITISPSITIKDAVNEYFLKYGYGGFPVIDNGRFIGVITLKETKDVPREEWEKVKVADVVVPHNRRWEVSPVDDAMKALELMITEDRGRLMVADNGRIIGMITRNGIARYVQIMGR